CTCCCCCCCGGCTCCGAGTACAAAGGCCCCCTCCTAAACGCCATCAAGGACTTCGAGCGCGCCGCCGCTGCCGCCGATCCCCTCAAAGAGGTCGACATGGGCAGCAACAACTGGGCCGTCTCCGGCGACCGCACCGCTACCGGCAAGCCCCTCCTGGCCGGCGACCCCCATCGCGGCCTCGATACCCCCAACGTCTACTACCAGAACCACCTTGCCTGCCCCGACTTTGACGCCGTCGGCTGCTCCTTCCCCGGCGTCCCGGGCCTCCAGCACTTCGGCCACAACGCCTACGTCTGCTGGGGCGTCACCCACGCCGGCGCCGACTACCAGGACTTATTCATCGAACGCTTCGACAAAGCCAACCCCTCCTACTACGAGTTCAAGGGCCAGCTGCAACGCGCCCAGGTCTTTCACGAGGTCGTCAAGGTCAAAGGCGGCAAACCCGTACCAATCGATGTTACCGTCACCCACCACGGCCCCATTATCGCCGGCGACCCGGCCAAAGGCGTCGCCATCGCCTTCCGCTACACCCAGACCGCCGGCCCTAACCGCCAGGCCGAGGCCCTGCTATCGATGCTCAAGGCCCGCTCCACCCACGAGCTGGACCAGGCTATGCGTCACTGGGTCGACCCCGGCAACAACTTCCTCATGGCTGATGTCCACGGCAACATCGCCTACCTCACCCGCGGCAAAGTCCCCGTCCGCAACCTCGCCAACGCCTGGCTCCCCGTCCCGGGCTGGACCGGCGAGCACGAGTGGAAGGGCTACATCCCCTTCGAGGAGATGCCTCGTTCTCACAATCCTAAAGAGGGCTACATCGTCACCGCCAACCAGAAAATCGTCAGCGACGACTACCCCTACTACATCGCCCTTGACCACTCCCCGGACTTCCGCGCCCGCCGCATCACCATCCGCCTCACCGCCCTCAAAAAGGCTACCCTCGACCAGGTCGCCGCCATCCACGCCGAGCGCACCTCCATCCCCGCCCAGGCCCACCTGAAGGCCCTCAAAAAGGTCAAGCCCAAGGACGCCCTGTCGAAACAAGCCCTGGACATCCTCCTGGCCTGGAACGCCTCCATGGAGCGCGACGCCCCGGCCCCCCTAATCTACTCCGCCTACCGACTCCGCCTGGACAAGGCCATCCTCCTCCACCTCCTGGGCCCCATGCTCGACGATGCCCTGGCCGAAAGCGGCCGAGGCGGCCCTGTCCACGTCGGTCGCCTCCGCGCCCACTTCATCAAGCTCCTGGACTCCCGCGACACGTCCATGCTCCCCCCTCAGGCCACCTGGCCCGGCCTCATGTCGCAAGCCCTTGCCGAAGCCCTCCAGGACCTCAAGTCCCAACTCGGCCCCGACATGAAAAAGTGGACCTGGGGCAAAGTCCACCACACCGTCCCCAAGCACCCCCTCACCGCCGCCCACCCTGACCTGGCGGCCCTCCTGAATCCTCCTCAAATGCGCATGAGCGGCGACGGCGACGTGCCCCAGAACACCACCTGGTCCACCGGCCAGCCCTACACCATCTCCTCCACCGCCGTCCACCGCTACGCCTACGACCTGTCCGACTGGAACAACAGCAAATGGATTGTCCCCCTGGGCGCCTCCGGCCACCCCGGCTCCCCCCACTTCGCCGACCAGGCCCCCTTCTGGTCCGAAATCGACTACATCCCCATGCTCTATGACTGGAAGCGCATCTCCAAATCCCCCGCATCTCACCAGTCCCTGAATCCCAAGAAGTCTTGAACACTCACGCTGGATTAGAATGAGTCACAACACCACAACCGACCCCAGTCATACTGAGCTGTGCGAAGGATCTATGTCCACCACCAGTCTTATGTACGGCTCTTCCCCAATACTTTCCTCTCCCTTGATGGGAGAGGATTAAGGTGAGGGTGAAACACTAGCGCTACATCACGAGCAACAAGGCTACACTCCGTCACTTCCTCCACCAATCAACTCCCCAAAGGAGACCTCCCCATGTCCATCGGAATAATAATCCCCCTCCCGGCTTACCACCTTGACCCCGCCTTCCTGGCGGAAAAAGCCGAAAACCTCGGCTTCGACTCCATCTGGTGCGGCGAGCACCCCATCCTCCCCGTCCACTCCACCAGCCGCTTCCCCGGCTCCCCCGACGGCGTCATCCCCTGGACCTACGCCCACTTCGTCGACCCCTTCATGGCCCTCGCCCGCGCCTCAGGCGCCACCAAACGAATCAAACTCGGCACCGCCATAACCCTCATCACC
The SAR202 cluster bacterium genome window above contains:
- a CDS encoding penicillin acylase family protein, giving the protein LPPGSEYKGPLLNAIKDFERAAAAADPLKEVDMGSNNWAVSGDRTATGKPLLAGDPHRGLDTPNVYYQNHLACPDFDAVGCSFPGVPGLQHFGHNAYVCWGVTHAGADYQDLFIERFDKANPSYYEFKGQLQRAQVFHEVVKVKGGKPVPIDVTVTHHGPIIAGDPAKGVAIAFRYTQTAGPNRQAEALLSMLKARSTHELDQAMRHWVDPGNNFLMADVHGNIAYLTRGKVPVRNLANAWLPVPGWTGEHEWKGYIPFEEMPRSHNPKEGYIVTANQKIVSDDYPYYIALDHSPDFRARRITIRLTALKKATLDQVAAIHAERTSIPAQAHLKALKKVKPKDALSKQALDILLAWNASMERDAPAPLIYSAYRLRLDKAILLHLLGPMLDDALAESGRGGPVHVGRLRAHFIKLLDSRDTSMLPPQATWPGLMSQALAEALQDLKSQLGPDMKKWTWGKVHHTVPKHPLTAAHPDLAALLNPPQMRMSGDGDVPQNTTWSTGQPYTISSTAVHRYAYDLSDWNNSKWIVPLGASGHPGSPHFADQAPFWSEIDYIPMLYDWKRISKSPASHQSLNPKKS